The genomic stretch GTGGATTATCGCCTCGACAGGCTGGGCGATCTCGACACATGGCACACGCCGCTTGGCGAGGCTGCAACGGCACAGGTCCGCGAGGCGTTCTTCCGCCTCACCGACTACAAGCCCGAGGATGCTGAACATGTGCCGTCCGCCGAACTCGATCTAGGCGGAGGGAGAAAGCTCCACGTTCCCAAGAGCCTGAAGGGCGTCGCCGTCTTCAGCTTCAAACGGTTGTGCAGCGAAAATCGCGGCGCGTCCGATTATCTCGCCATCGCCCGCGCCTATCACACAGTGATCGTCGTCGGCATTCCGCAAATGGGGCCGGACAAACGCAATGAGGCCATACGTTTCACGAAACTGGTCGATGCGCTTTACGAACAGCGCGTCAAATTGTTCGTGACCGCAGATGCCTCTCCGGAAGAGCTTTACCAGGCAGGCGACGGCAGCTTCGAGTTCGAGCGGACCGTCAGCCGCCTGAAGGAAATGCAGAGCACGGACTACATGGCCCTTGGCCATGGCGAGGATTCTTGAACGCACGCCGCACGTACCCATATCGTTCCCGTTCCGGCGGACAGAACATACCCCGCCGATGGGGAATAGCCAGATGATCGACATTCGACCTTTCGCTTCGCTCGGCGCAGCCAACCACGGCTGGCTCGATGCAAGACACCATTTCAGCTTCGCCAATTACTACGACCCCGCACGCATGGGCTGGGGTTCGATCCGCGTTTGGAACGACGATACGATTGCGCCGAAGTCAGGATTCCCGCCGCATCCGCATAGCGACATGGAAATCGTGACCTTCGTTCGCTCGGGCGCAATCACCCACAAGGACAGCCTGGGCAATGCAGGCCGTACTGCGGCAGGCGACGTTCAGGTCATGAGCGCGGGAACGGGGATCACGCACGCCGAATACAATCTGGAGGACGAGGCGACTACGTTATTCCAGATCTGGATCGAACCCGACCGCCGCGGCGAAAAGCCCGG from Altererythrobacter epoxidivorans encodes the following:
- a CDS encoding pirin family protein — protein: MIDIRPFASLGAANHGWLDARHHFSFANYYDPARMGWGSIRVWNDDTIAPKSGFPPHPHSDMEIVTFVRSGAITHKDSLGNAGRTAAGDVQVMSAGTGITHAEYNLEDEATTLFQIWIEPDRRGEKPGWGQREFPSASRAGGFEILASGDPEGDGTLGIRTDARVAAANLLAGQKAVWETGADRHQYLVAPKGRIRVNGIEAQPRDGIAVTGETRIEVEAIDDAEIVLVDAR